From Rutidosis leptorrhynchoides isolate AG116_Rl617_1_P2 chromosome 3, CSIRO_AGI_Rlap_v1, whole genome shotgun sequence, a single genomic window includes:
- the LOC139898377 gene encoding stellacyanin-like, translating into MAGLLKSTIAIFVVMMVASSAVAQTTYVVGDAMGWGIPSNGAAAYTSWASGKTFKVGDTLVFNFQTQAHNVEEVTQAAYGPCTLANPISRVTNGPASIKLTTPGNHYYVCGVGAHCTAGQKLTINVVAASSSGPTAPAAPTPAGSMPTQPPPSTNSASSVAAVVPVAFLTAALAIFY; encoded by the exons ATGGCAGGATTATTAAAATCAACTATTGCTATATTTGTAGTCATGATGGTTGCATCTTCCGCGGTTGCTCAAACTAC TTACGTCGTTGGTGACGCAATGGGCTGGGGTATCCCCTCAAACGGTGCGGCTGCATACACCTCATGGGCGTCCGGAAAGACCTTCAAGGTTGGTGACACGCTTGTTTTCAACTTCCAAACTCAAGCCCACAACGTTGAAGAAGTAACTCAAGCCGCTTACGGTCCATGCACCCTGGCTAACCCTATCTCGCGAGTCACCAACGGCCCTGCTTCAATTAAATTAACCACACCTGGAAACCACTACTATGTATGTGGTGTTGGAGCACATTGTACAGCTGGACAGAAACTTACTATTAATGTTGTTGCTGCTTCCAGTTCTGGTCCTACTGCTCCTGCTGCTCCAACTCCTGCCGGTAGCATGCCGACACAACCACCACCGTCAACAAACAGTGCATCGTCGGTTGCGGCGGTTGTACCCGTAGCTTTCTTGACAGCTGCTTTGGCTATCTTTTACTAG